A stretch of the Coprobacillus cateniformis genome encodes the following:
- a CDS encoding DUF523 domain-containing protein, which translates to MKIGVSSCLLGVKCTYNGSHNLVLGFKQLYDLGFVVEVCPEVLGGLSTPRDPAEIQPGELLRIETCQHVDVTNEYILGAQKALEILKENNVEVVVLKFRSPSCGNQGIYDGTFSHQLIDGQGVFAKLCEENGMKVFNENQIEEFLKYIGKEEEYGTYFKDSTSF; encoded by the coding sequence ATGAAAATTGGGGTGAGTAGTTGTTTGCTTGGCGTAAAATGCACATATAATGGCTCACATAATCTTGTTTTAGGTTTCAAACAATTATATGATTTAGGTTTTGTTGTTGAAGTTTGTCCAGAGGTTCTTGGTGGATTATCTACACCACGTGACCCAGCAGAAATTCAGCCAGGAGAATTGTTACGAATTGAGACATGTCAACATGTTGATGTTACAAATGAGTATATCTTGGGTGCTCAAAAAGCATTAGAAATATTGAAAGAAAATAATGTAGAAGTTGTTGTTTTAAAGTTTAGGAGTCCTAGTTGTGGGAATCAAGGTATTTATGATGGAACATTTTCTCATCAGCTAATTGATGGACAAGGTGTCTTTGCAAAATTATGTGAAGAGAATGGAATGAAAGTTTTTAATGAGAACCAAATAGAGGAGTTCTTAAAATATATAGGAAAGGAAGAAGAATATGGGACATATTTTAAAGATTCAACCAGTTTTTAA
- a CDS encoding DUF4261 domain-containing protein, which produces MDQKENALQCMIEWLSHENELGKAPSQIQIAGEFDLHNLHYYIFKFKKSRFSSWLVGVCGGYHEDEIGHCGHIFSEYENYHEDTAQQKCINMIEQIREYWMNAANESDELKERTLFVHFVLLKDSNVNLKDVFHYLKENCHIECNQIEESKGNVYVANVKESMISVSIMETPVPEGEAEYYAQGCYMWEDAVEQVKEHKAHIIVTTSGHGIDTREAMLLQSQLIDACFNFEQSIAVYGDEMVWPKHIYRDIMNDYYQDESLPVMLWVYLGIVTNQEGNHIYTIGLKNFGHYEIETLPTTIQLSELHEFMFNVICYIIEQRAELHQGETIGVSATQKCQITLSQGIFLDEKTLKIEVVDIE; this is translated from the coding sequence ATGGATCAAAAAGAAAATGCATTGCAATGTATGATTGAATGGTTAAGTCACGAAAATGAATTGGGGAAAGCACCTAGTCAAATTCAAATTGCTGGTGAGTTTGACTTACATAATTTACATTACTATATTTTTAAGTTTAAAAAATCTCGATTCTCATCATGGCTTGTAGGGGTATGTGGTGGTTATCATGAAGATGAAATTGGTCATTGTGGTCATATTTTTAGCGAATATGAAAATTATCATGAAGATACTGCACAACAAAAATGTATCAATATGATTGAACAAATTAGAGAATATTGGATGAATGCAGCGAATGAAAGTGATGAATTAAAAGAGCGTACATTGTTTGTTCATTTTGTTTTATTAAAAGACTCAAATGTAAATCTTAAAGATGTTTTTCATTATCTCAAAGAAAATTGCCATATAGAGTGTAATCAAATTGAAGAGAGCAAAGGAAATGTTTATGTTGCGAATGTCAAAGAATCAATGATATCTGTTTCTATTATGGAAACTCCAGTTCCTGAAGGAGAGGCAGAATATTATGCACAAGGCTGCTATATGTGGGAAGATGCTGTTGAGCAAGTCAAGGAACATAAAGCACATATTATTGTCACGACAAGTGGGCATGGTATTGATACAAGAGAGGCTATGTTATTGCAATCACAACTTATTGATGCTTGTTTCAATTTTGAACAGTCTATTGCGGTTTATGGTGATGAGATGGTTTGGCCTAAGCATATTTATCGTGATATTATGAATGATTATTATCAAGATGAATCATTACCTGTTATGTTATGGGTTTATTTAGGAATTGTTACAAATCAAGAAGGAAATCACATTTATACAATCGGATTAAAGAATTTTGGACATTATGAAATAGAAACATTGCCAACAACCATACAGCTTTCAGAACTTCATGAATTCATGTTTAATGTCATTTGTTATATAATTGAGCAAAGGGCTGAATTACATCAAGGAGAAACGATTGGTGTCAGTGCTACACAAAAATGTCAAATTACTTTAAGTCAAGGAATTTTTTTGGATGAAAAAACTCTCAAGATTGAAGTTGTTGATATTGAATAA
- a CDS encoding NAD(P)-dependent malic enzyme, translating into MSDIYQDALRMHEKTKGKLEIQLKVPLNESHDLSLAYTPGVAQPCREIAKDKEAVYKYTWKHNSVAVVSDGTAVLGLGDIGPEAALPVMEGKSILFKKFGDIDAVPICLDTKDPKEIIQIVKAMAPTFGGINLEDISAPRCVEIERTLINELDIPVFHDDQHGTAIVVTAGLLNALKVVHKDIQDITVVVSGTGAAGSSIIKMIHSLGVKEIYGFNIHGIVTKEDYAQYDFLTQELTEITNSQAKRMTMAEALKEADVFIGVSAPGLLTQEMVKDMKKDPIVFAMANPEPEIKYDDAIAAGVAVMGTGRSDFPNQINNVLAFPGLFKGALDVTARKITEGMKMAAARGLASLVSEEELSPTYVIPRALDPRVAKVVAKAVSQKAQEEGVSRI; encoded by the coding sequence ATGTCAGATATATATCAAGACGCATTAAGAATGCATGAAAAAACAAAAGGAAAACTAGAAATTCAATTAAAGGTACCGTTAAACGAAAGTCATGATTTATCATTAGCATACACACCTGGAGTTGCTCAACCATGTCGTGAAATTGCTAAGGATAAAGAAGCTGTTTATAAATATACATGGAAGCACAACAGTGTTGCTGTTGTAAGTGATGGAACAGCTGTTTTGGGATTGGGTGATATTGGTCCAGAAGCAGCATTGCCAGTTATGGAAGGAAAATCAATATTATTTAAAAAATTTGGTGATATTGATGCAGTTCCAATCTGTTTAGATACTAAAGATCCAAAGGAAATTATTCAGATTGTTAAAGCAATGGCACCAACATTTGGTGGCATCAATTTAGAGGATATTAGTGCACCACGCTGTGTTGAGATAGAACGTACATTAATTAACGAATTAGATATTCCTGTTTTCCATGATGATCAACATGGAACAGCTATCGTTGTCACTGCTGGTTTATTAAATGCTTTAAAAGTTGTTCATAAAGATATTCAAGATATAACTGTTGTTGTGAGTGGAACAGGGGCAGCTGGAAGTTCTATTATTAAAATGATTCATTCTCTAGGAGTAAAAGAAATCTATGGTTTTAATATTCATGGTATTGTTACAAAAGAAGATTATGCTCAATATGATTTTTTAACACAGGAATTAACTGAAATTACAAATTCTCAGGCAAAGCGTATGACAATGGCTGAAGCACTTAAAGAGGCTGATGTTTTTATTGGTGTTTCTGCACCAGGTTTATTAACGCAAGAGATGGTTAAAGATATGAAAAAAGACCCTATTGTATTTGCAATGGCCAATCCAGAGCCTGAAATCAAGTATGATGATGCAATTGCAGCGGGTGTTGCAGTTATGGGAACTGGTCGTTCAGATTTCCCAAATCAAATTAATAATGTATTGGCCTTTCCTGGATTATTTAAAGGAGCATTAGATGTAACAGCACGTAAGATTACTGAAGGTATGAAAATGGCTGCTGCAAGAGGTTTGGCATCACTTGTCAGTGAAGAGGAACTTTCTCCAACATATGTTATTCCTCGTGCATTAGATCCACGTGTTGCTAAAGTTGTAGCAAAAGCAGTGTCTCAAAAAGCACAAGAAGAAGGTGTTTCAAGAATATAG
- a CDS encoding D-alanyl-D-alanine carboxypeptidase family protein — protein MKKIVSSLIACLLIFLSIQPIHAYTNINIELYSQYAYLYDRDTSLVYMEKKSNEKIYPASMTKILTVSLALDYITDLQEVVTIKQADFKGVVEEGATVAGLFPGEKVTYEDLLYGALLPSGADACQALARLIFGDVDHMVTAMNEKVIELGLQQTHFMNVTGLHDEKHYTTAHEMALILNHALQNKEFVKVFEARSYKSSKGNHQWISSLQNAKDNKDMDVSLINGGKSGFTDEAGLTYASTMTIDQHRLILVTAKAEDRRKRNHIRDAATVSQYMDQSFHNVVLYKKDEEIDTFWVLKSFQGSYQMKAQQDISLLVEKTINKSDLDIQVNIQKWKEAPIYKGDGLAIISVNYQGEPIYKYIETMPETIQSSTAAIVLHYGIIIGFPGLCIFIIGLKIYQRKKKKV, from the coding sequence ATGAAGAAGATCGTTAGTTCACTCATTGCTTGTTTGCTGATTTTCCTCTCTATACAACCAATCCATGCATATACAAATATAAACATTGAATTATATTCTCAATATGCTTATTTATATGACCGTGATACTTCGCTTGTTTATATGGAAAAGAAAAGTAATGAAAAGATATATCCAGCAAGCATGACAAAGATTTTAACTGTGAGTTTGGCTTTAGACTATATTACTGATCTTCAGGAAGTTGTAACAATAAAGCAAGCTGATTTTAAAGGGGTTGTTGAAGAAGGGGCAACTGTTGCTGGGCTATTTCCAGGAGAAAAGGTGACATATGAGGATTTATTATATGGCGCTTTACTGCCATCTGGTGCTGATGCTTGTCAGGCTCTAGCACGTTTGATATTTGGAGATGTTGATCATATGGTCACTGCCATGAATGAAAAAGTCATAGAATTAGGATTGCAGCAAACCCATTTTATGAATGTGACAGGATTGCATGATGAAAAACATTATACGACTGCTCATGAAATGGCTCTAATATTGAATCATGCTTTACAAAATAAGGAGTTCGTAAAAGTTTTTGAGGCACGTTCTTATAAAAGTTCAAAAGGTAATCATCAGTGGATTTCATCTTTACAAAATGCAAAAGATAATAAAGATATGGATGTAAGCTTAATAAATGGTGGCAAGAGTGGATTTACTGATGAAGCAGGATTGACTTATGCATCAACAATGACAATTGATCAGCATCGGTTAATTCTTGTCACTGCAAAAGCAGAAGATAGGAGAAAGAGAAATCATATCCGTGATGCTGCAACTGTTTCTCAATATATGGATCAATCTTTCCATAATGTCGTGCTTTATAAAAAAGACGAAGAGATTGATACCTTTTGGGTATTGAAATCATTTCAAGGTTCATATCAAATGAAAGCTCAACAAGATATATCACTTTTGGTTGAGAAGACAATAAACAAATCAGACTTGGATATACAAGTTAATATTCAAAAATGGAAAGAGGCGCCTATATATAAAGGCGACGGATTGGCAATTATTAGCGTCAATTATCAAGGAGAACCTATATATAAATATATTGAAACAATGCCTGAAACAATTCAAAGTTCAACAGCTGCTATTGTTTTACATTATGGAATCATAATTGGATTTCCTGGATTGTGCATATTTATTATTGGCTTAAAAATCTATCAAAGAAAGAAAAAGAAGGTCTAG
- a CDS encoding type I phosphomannose isomerase catalytic subunit, with amino-acid sequence MGHILKIQPVFKEMIWGGHKLRDIYGYDIPSDQTGECWAISGHKNGDCIIGDGEYQGKSVAWLFENHRELFGDVEGNQFPLLVKIIDAKNDLSVQVHPNDEYAGKHENSLGKTECWYVLQADEGTKMVMGHHAKTKEEFVKAIENDDYDHLLNSFEIHKGDFFYIPTGTIHAICSGSLIYEAQQSSDITYRVYDYHRKDKDGNERQLHVQQSIDVTSVPSLHSSNTLFTNSHLDNGSKTRYVDSEFFVVDCYRLTGENTILNDKPFQMVSILEGEGIMDGQAVKKGDHFIVCSDQNEVVYDGVMTIMITTL; translated from the coding sequence ATGGGACATATTTTAAAGATTCAACCAGTTTTTAAAGAAATGATTTGGGGAGGACATAAATTAAGAGATATTTATGGTTATGATATCCCTAGTGATCAAACAGGTGAATGCTGGGCGATTTCAGGACATAAAAATGGAGATTGTATTATTGGTGATGGTGAGTATCAAGGAAAAAGTGTGGCTTGGCTGTTTGAAAATCATAGAGAACTTTTTGGAGATGTCGAAGGGAACCAATTTCCTTTATTAGTGAAGATTATTGATGCAAAGAATGATTTATCTGTACAAGTTCATCCAAATGATGAATATGCAGGAAAACATGAAAATTCTTTAGGAAAAACAGAGTGCTGGTATGTATTGCAGGCTGATGAAGGAACAAAAATGGTTATGGGACATCATGCCAAAACAAAAGAAGAATTTGTAAAAGCAATTGAAAATGATGACTATGATCATTTATTGAATTCTTTTGAAATTCATAAAGGGGATTTCTTCTATATTCCAACAGGAACAATTCATGCTATCTGCAGTGGTTCTCTTATTTATGAAGCACAGCAATCATCAGATATTACATATCGTGTTTATGATTATCATAGAAAAGATAAAGATGGAAATGAAAGACAGCTTCATGTTCAACAATCAATTGATGTGACAAGTGTTCCATCTCTTCATTCATCTAATACTCTATTTACAAATTCACATTTAGATAATGGTTCTAAAACACGCTATGTAGATAGTGAATTCTTTGTAGTGGATTGTTATAGGTTGACTGGAGAAAATACGATTTTAAATGATAAACCTTTCCAAATGGTTAGTATTCTTGAAGGAGAAGGAATAATGGATGGTCAAGCTGTTAAGAAAGGTGATCATTTTATTGTATGCAGTGATCAAAACGAGGTTGTTTATGATGGTGTTATGACTATCATGATAACAACATTATAA
- a CDS encoding HAD family hydrolase, with translation MRKGCLFDLDGTLVNSLTDLALSTNEVLRNHQLPQHDISKYNHFVGNGIQKLMERALGQEHLDILDECLREFQVVYARRYLDHTQPYEGIMELIETLYDQGIKLSVVTNKPHDMAIQIVEHLFPNRFVSILGQQDAYPIKPNPESVHFALMAMKLSRQDCYFIGDSDVDIETGYRADMKTIGVSWGFRGRLELEEAGADYVVDEAMEIWRIINENWGE, from the coding sequence ATGAGAAAAGGTTGTTTATTTGATTTAGATGGAACATTAGTTAATTCTTTAACAGATTTGGCTCTATCTACAAATGAAGTTTTAAGAAATCATCAATTGCCACAACATGATATTTCAAAATATAATCATTTTGTTGGAAATGGGATACAAAAATTAATGGAAAGAGCTTTAGGGCAGGAACATCTTGATATTCTTGATGAATGTCTAAGAGAGTTTCAGGTTGTCTATGCAAGGCGTTATCTGGATCATACCCAACCTTATGAGGGGATTATGGAACTTATAGAGACTTTATATGATCAGGGAATCAAATTATCGGTTGTTACAAATAAACCTCATGATATGGCCATTCAAATTGTTGAACATCTTTTTCCAAATCGGTTTGTATCTATTTTAGGTCAGCAGGATGCATATCCTATAAAACCTAATCCAGAGTCGGTACATTTCGCTTTAATGGCAATGAAATTAAGTCGTCAGGATTGTTATTTTATTGGTGATAGTGATGTGGATATAGAAACAGGCTATCGTGCAGATATGAAAACAATAGGGGTTTCATGGGGATTTAGAGGAAGGCTTGAACTTGAAGAGGCTGGCGCTGATTATGTGGTAGATGAAGCTATGGAGATATGGAGGATTATTAATGAAAATTGGGGTGAGTAG
- a CDS encoding DMT family transporter, with protein sequence MSQKLKGSVFLFIAALIWGSSFIVMKSAVDFLTPAVLLLIRFVLAAIFLAILFFSKIKNLSKENILGGMLTGCCLFAAYYVQTWGLSFTTPGKNAFLTAVYCAIVPFLVWIIHHKRPDIYNFIAAFICILGIGCVSLNGDLSINIGDLLTLCGGFLYAIHILMIKKFSTGVDGGAFTTFQFIGGACVALVVTVLSEDITLVGHIQSSIFLQLFYLAFFATAVTMVCQTIGQKYTSECNASLILSLESVFGVAFSVIFYGEILTLKVILGFILIFIAIIISETKLSFLKKGGMLDEEDR encoded by the coding sequence ATGAGTCAAAAATTAAAAGGATCAGTGTTTCTGTTTATAGCAGCGTTGATTTGGGGAAGTTCATTTATTGTAATGAAAAGTGCAGTTGATTTTTTGACACCAGCTGTATTGTTACTGATACGTTTTGTACTCGCTGCTATTTTCTTAGCAATTCTCTTTTTTTCCAAGATTAAGAATTTATCAAAAGAGAATATATTGGGTGGTATGTTAACAGGTTGTTGTTTATTTGCTGCATATTATGTACAGACATGGGGTTTATCTTTTACAACACCAGGTAAGAATGCTTTTTTAACTGCTGTTTATTGTGCGATTGTCCCTTTTCTTGTTTGGATAATTCATCATAAAAGACCTGATATTTATAATTTTATTGCAGCATTTATTTGTATTCTAGGGATTGGTTGTGTTTCTCTTAATGGTGATTTATCTATCAATATTGGTGATTTATTAACATTGTGTGGTGGCTTTTTATATGCAATCCACATTTTAATGATAAAAAAGTTTTCAACAGGTGTAGATGGTGGTGCATTTACAACCTTTCAGTTTATTGGTGGAGCCTGTGTAGCTTTGGTGGTTACAGTATTGAGTGAAGATATCACGTTAGTTGGCCACATTCAATCATCTATTTTCTTGCAATTGTTTTATCTAGCATTCTTTGCCACTGCAGTGACAATGGTATGTCAAACTATTGGGCAAAAATATACAAGTGAATGTAATGCTTCTTTAATTTTATCTTTAGAGTCAGTTTTTGGAGTTGCATTTTCAGTTATTTTTTATGGTGAGATTTTAACGTTAAAAGTCATTCTTGGATTTATTTTAATTTTTATAGCTATTATTATCTCTGAAACAAAGTTGTCTTTTTTAAAGAAAGGTGGAATGTTGGATGAAGAAGATCGTTAG